The following proteins are co-located in the Camelina sativa cultivar DH55 chromosome 12, Cs, whole genome shotgun sequence genome:
- the LOC104731943 gene encoding probable mannan synthase 1, which produces MSLFLKPFLFLYDTTLSLLLLLFNGGSLEDAAAAQQRLEADNNAAQSSEWFHMQYLWIKTRSVVLVPVFKCLVVMCLVLSIIVFFESFYMNFVILFVKLFRRKPHKVYKWEAMLADVEVGPDNYPMVLIQIPMYNEKEVYQLSIAAVCSLVWPSRRLVVQVVDDSTDPDVREGVDVEIAKWQSQGINIRCERRDNRNGYKAGAMKEALTHTYVKQCDFVAVFDADFQPEPDYLTRTIPFLVHNPEVALVQARWIFVNADKCLMTRMQEMSLNYHFKVEQESGSTRHAFFGFNGTAGVWRISALDAAGGWKSRTTVEDMDLAVRVGLHGWKFVYLNDLTVRNELPSKFKAYRFQQHRWSCGPANLFRKMTMEIIHNKRVSVWKKFYVIYSFFFVRKVAVHFLTFFFYCIVVPTSVFFPEIYIPSWSTIYVPSLITIFHTMATPRSFYLVIFWILFENVMAMHRTKGTWIGLLEGGRVNEWVVTEKLGDALKKKLLPVQRKSCYQRINSKEVMVGVYILGCALYGLIYGHTWLHFYLFLQATAFFVSGFGFVGT; this is translated from the exons ATGTCTCTATTTCTGAAGCCCTTCCTCTTCCTATACGACACCACTCTTAGTCTCCTCTTACTTCTG TTCAATGGAGGTAGTCTCGAGGATGCAGCTGCTGCCCAACAGAGGCTTGAGGCAGACAACAATGCTGCACAGTCGTCTGAATGGTTCCATATGCAATATTTGTGGATAAAAACGAGGAGTGTTGTACTAGTTCCCGTTTTCAAGTGTTTGGTGGTTATGTGTTTGGTATTATCCATCATAGTGTTCTTCGAGAGTTTTTACATGAACTTTGTCATACTCTTCGTTAAGTTATTTAGACGTAAACCCCATAAAGTGTACAAATGGGAGGCCATGCTAGCAGATGTCGAGGTTGGACCCGATAACTACCCAATGGTTCTTATCCAAATACCAATGTACAATGAAAAGGAG GTCTATCAATTATCTATAGCGGCAGTATGCAGTTTGGTCTGGCCATCGCGCCGTCTAGTAGTTCAAGTTGTTGATGATTCTACGGATCCGGACGTAAGG GAAGGTGTAGACGTAGAGATTGCAAAATGGCAAAGCCAAGGCATAAACATAAGGTGTGAAAGGAGAGATAACCGGAACGGTTACAAAGCCGGAGCTATGAAAGAAGCTCTTACGCATACCTACGTCAAGCAATGCGACTTTGTGGCTGTCTTCGATGCCGATTTCCAACCTGAGCCCGATTACCTTACCCGCACTATCCCGTTTCTCGTCCACAACCCTGAGGTTGCTCTAGTTCAGGCTCGATGGATATTTG TGAACGCGGACAAATGCTTGATGACGAGGATGCAAGAGATGTCCCTAAACTACCATTTTAAGGTGGAACAAGAATCAGGGTCTACTAGACATGCTTTCTTTGGGTTTAATG GAACCGCGGGTGTATGGAGAATATCGGCACTGGACGCAGCAGGAGGATGGAAATCAAGAACCACCGTAGAGGACATGGACTTAGCTGTTCGTGTTGGTCTTCACGGCTGGAAATTTGTCTACCTTAACGACCTCACG GTGAGAAACGAGCTTCCAAGCAAATTCAAGGCCTACAGATTCCAACAACATAGGTGGTCCTGTGGCCCGGCGAATCTATTTAGaaagatgacaatggagattatTCACAATAAG AGAGTATCAGTATGGAAGAAGTTCTATGTGATCTACAGCTTTTTCTTCGTAAGGAAAGTGGCAGTACACTTCTTGACATTCTTCTTCTACTGTATTGTTGTGCCAACAAGTGTCTTCTTCCCTGAAATTTACATCCCATCTTGGTCTACCATTTACGTTCCCTCTTTGATCACTATCTTCCACACCATGGCAACTCCAAG ATCCTTCTACCTCGTGATATTCTGGATCTTGTTCGAGAATGTAATGGCTATGCATCGAACCAAAGGAACTTGGATTGGCCTACTCGAAGGAGGAAGAGTGAACGAATGGGTTGTGACCGAGAAATTAGGTGATGCTTTGAAGAAAAAGTTACTCCCTGTCCAACGGAAATCTTGTTATCAAAG AATTAACTCAAAGGAAGTGATGGTGGGGGTATACATTTTAGGATGTGCATTGTATGGACTGATTTATGGCCACACATGGTTACATTTCTATCTATTCCTTCAGGCCACTGCCTTCTTCGTCTCCGGTTTTGGTTTTGTCGGAACTTAA
- the LOC104731944 gene encoding probable protein phosphatase 2C 55: MLTVREGLQKQVKILIGLANLGFGSYRGLHSRFTNPNGFLEPASSDLLLINERRNLSVVGAVSRTFSVPSVSGPAFQVCGYHIDLLLSDPSSLAQGKSMASLGSKSLFADRHSDLLVSKRFGVGMVCGDGPNRGRISMRLRGKDHSEKSTIYAYFAYRGAKRWIYMNHQRKGLGFRGLHSSLSNRLSAGNAPDVSLDNSVTEEEVRDSSDSVAAKLCTKPLKLVSGSCYLPHPDKEATGGEDAHFICAEEQALGVADGVGGWAELGIDAGFYSRELMSNSVNAIQDEPKGSIDPARVLEKAHTSTKSLGSSTACIIALTNQGLNAINLGDSGFMVVREGHTVFRSPVQQHDFNFTYQLESGRNGDLPSSGQVFTFAVAPGDVIIAGTDGLFDNLYNNEITAIVVHAVRANIDPQVTAQKIAALARQRAQDKNRQTPFSTAAQDAGFRYYGGKLDDITVVVSYVAASKEEGQR; this comes from the coding sequence ATGTTAACTGTGAGAGAAGGTCTTCAGAAACAAGTTAAGATTTTGATTGGATTAGCGAATTTAGGGTTTGGGAGTTATAGGGGATTGCACTCTAGGTTTACTAACCCTAACGGGTTTCTCGAACCTGCGAGCTCTGATTTGCTTTTGATTAACGAAAGGAGGAACCTTTCTGTCGTTGGTGCTGTTTCTCGAACTTTCTCTGTTCCTTCTGTATCTGGTCCAGCCTTTCAGGTCTGTGGTTATCACATTGATCTTTTGCTTTCGGACCCTAGTTCGTTAGCTCAGGGTAAATCAATGGCTAGTTTAGGTTCTAAATCCTTGTTTGCGGATCGTCATTCTGATCTTCTTGTTTCGAAGCGTTTTGGTGTTGGTATGGTATGTGGAGACGGTCCTAACCGTGGAAGAATCAGTATGAGACTCAGAGGGAAAGATCACTCGGAGAAGTCTACAATATATGCGTATTTTGCTTATAGAGGTGCCAAGAGATGGATATACATGAACCACCAAAGAAAAGGATTGGGATTTAGAGGCTTGCATAGCTCACTATCTAATCGTTTATCAGCTGGGAATGCTCCTGATGTCTCGCTTGATAACTCTGTCACTGAGGAAGAGGTTAGAGATTCTTCTGATTCTGTAGCGGCTAAGCTTTGTACTAAGCCTCTGAAGCTTGTCTCGGGGTCGTGTTATCTACCGCATCCTGATAAAGAGGCGACTGGGGGAGAGGATGCTCACTTTATCTGTGCAGAGGAGCAAGCATTGGGTGTGGCAGATGGTGTGGGAGGTTGGGCAGAGCTTGGTATTGATGCAGGTTTCTACTCTAGGGAGCTTATGTCTAACTCAGTGAATGCAATCCAAGACGAGCCTAAAGGGTCGATTGATCCAGCAAGAGTGTTGGAAAAGGCTCACACTAGCACAAAGTCACTAGGGTCTTCAACAGCTTGCATCATAGCGTTAACCAACCAGGGACTTAATGCAATCAACTTAGGAGACAGCGGGTTCATGGTAGTTCGTGAAGGGCACACGGTTTTCCGTTCACCGGTTCAACAGCATGACTTCAACTTCACCTATCAGCTGGAGAGTGGAAGAAACGGCGATTTGCCAAGCTCGGGTCAGGTTTTTACTTTTGCTGTGGCTCCGGGAGACGTCATAATAGCTGGAACAGATGGGTTGTTCGACAACCTGTACAACAACGAGATCACAGCCATAGTGGTTCATGCTGTGAGAGCCAACATAGATCCTCAGGTAACAGCACAGAAGATTGCAGCATTGGCGCGACAAAGAGCACAGGACAAAAACAGACAAACTCCATTCTCGACGGCAGCACAAGATGCTGGCTTTAGATACTACGGAGGTAAGCTTGACGACATTACAGTTGTTGTCTCTTATGTGGCGGCTTCGAAAGAAGAAGGACAACgttga
- the LOC104731945 gene encoding uncharacterized protein LOC104731945, translated as MYTRGSGKPTIVLEAVASYDLWIWHAFFGSPDGIYPKWPTFIQSIPLPQTPKASLFADRQESYRKDVERAFGVLQARFAVIKNPCLLWDKDQVGLIMRACIILHNMIVENERDGYSQAEVSDFPQAEGVDLSYSINMNSNISNVLNGQIIIRDREVHDQLKLDLIEHLWTKFGY; from the exons ATGTATACACGAGGATCCGGcaaaccaacaattgttttagagGCGGTCGCGTCGTAtgatctctggatatggcacgcgTTTTTTGGGTCTCCAG acggtatttatccaaaatggccAACGTTTATTCAATCCATACCACTACCACAGACTCCAAAAGCATCTTTATTTGCTGACCGCCAAGAAAGCTaccgaaaagatgttgagcgtgcgtTCGGTGTCCTACAAGCTAGATTCGCGGTCATTAAAAATCCATGTCTTTTATGGGATAAAGACCAAGTGGGATTGATTATGAGGGCGTGTATCATACTCCACAATATGATTGTCGAAAATGAACGAGATGGATACAGTCAAGCTGAGGTTTCTGATTTCCCACAAGCAGAGGGTGTGGATCTTTCATATTCTATCAATATGAATTCAAATATTAGCAACGTGTTGAATGGTCAAATAATAATCCGTGATAGAGAAGTGCATGACCAATTGAAACTTGATTTAATTGAACATTTGTGGACTAAATTTGGATATTAA
- the LOC104731946 gene encoding ATP-dependent kinase YFH7-like, protein MDGFHLYRSQLDAMEDPKEAHARRGAPWTFDPALLLNCLKKLRNELFRDQFMYHHLIMELEIQLKMISLLASSK, encoded by the exons ATGGATGGGTTTCATTTGTATCGTTCGCAACTTGATGCAATGGAG GATCCCAAAGAAGCCCATGCGAGAAGAGGAG CTCCATGGACTTTTGATCCTGCACTATTGCTTAACTGTTTAAAGAAGCTGAGAAACGAG CTGTTCAGGGATCAGTTTATGTACCATCATTTGATCATGGAGTTGGAGATCCAGTTGAAGATGATATCTTTGTTAGCCTCCAGTAAGTAG
- the LOC104731948 gene encoding protein arginine N-methyltransferase 1.6-like, translated as MSSSLSSLHPKTFIPFISFRRHSLTRLGSFVVAARTMSSQSSQRAFQLRQDPLTGNSEWVVIEDNDQPGTSTDGLLSTTSYLDMLNDTRRNRAYRLAIEKTITQPCHVLDIGAGAGLLSMMAARAMGEEGIVTACESYLPMVKLMRKVLHKNGMTKNINLINKRSDELRVGSDIVSRADVLVSEILDSELLGEGLIPSLQHAHDMLLVDNPKTVPYRATTYCQLVESEFLCNMHNLRNNEATVSDGVRLVPAGSESLFGIKSQQYSMHVDAIEKDIKLLSDPVKVFEFDFWKRPESNGELDVHIEATTAGSVNAIISWWVLQLDSEGTIFYSTAPRWIDSSPEIGVREWCDHWKQCVWFTPGAGVSLSKGEKVNLHAAHTCTNILYNLKKTQSLTHEMTHSPLSTGDIHLTLPPERVAIYGDSRYRQSMFEATRNALQGNSNPQCLVIDDSLLLPLMALHASNRSRVISLSPGLQENAARYFEAIADSNGFSKDRFEYFREVKSKLAEAYPSKIDLLIGEPYFCGLESGLPWQNLRFWKDRTLCDSVLSEDAVVMPYKGVLRGCAMYLPDLWKSRCCLGIVEGFDHALVNTTLGGCGDLPTGKDSPCLPFFIWQCGETKKLSKEFTVMEFDFTKPITSPCSGEVQMEFIEPGVCHGIALWMDWVMDKENSTVISTGPDERYWKQGVKLLEKPVTVRVEGPSSIGIQASLDLSSNGELIITHTLS; from the exons ATGTCGTCGTCTCTGTCTTCACTTCATCCCAAAACCTTCATTCCCTTTATCTCCTTCCGTCGTCACTCACTGACTCGCCTAGGAAGCTTCGTCGTCGCTGCTCGAACAATGAGCTCTCAGTCTAGTCAACGCGCTTTCCAGCTCAGACAAGACCCACTCACCGGCAATTCCGAGTGGGTTGTCATCGAAGACAATGACCAACCGGGAACTTCCACGGACGGCCTCCTCTCCACGACGTCTTATCTCGACATGCTAAATGATACTCGCCGCAACAGAGCTTATCGTCTCGCTATCGAGAAAACCATCACTCAACCTTGCCACGTCCTTGACATTGG TGCTGGAGCTGGGTTGTTATCGATGATGGCTGCGAGAGCAATGGGAGAAGAAGGAATAGTGACGGCGTGTGAGTCCTACTTACCGATGGTTAAGCTTATGAGGAAGGTTTTGCATAAGAATGGTATGACGAAGAACATTAACCTTATCAACAAACGATCTGATGAACTTAGAGTTGGATCAGACATTGTTTCACGAGCTGACGTTCTT GTTAGTGAAATATTGGACTCTGAGTTACTTGGTGAAGGTCTGATCCCAAGTTTACAACATGCTCATGATATGTTGCTTGTTGACAATCCAAAAACCGTGCCATACCGAGCTACTACTTATTGCCAG CTTGTTGAAAGTGAATTCTTATGTAACATGCACAATCTACGAAATAACGAGGCTACAGTATCTGATGGTGTTCGTCTAGTTCCTGCTGGCTCAGAGAGTCTATTTGGTATCAAGTCACAACAGTATAGCATGCATGTCGATGCTATTGAGAAAGATATCAAACTG TTGTCAGACCCCGTCAAAGtatttgaatttgacttttggAAACGGCCAGAAAGTAATGGAGAGCTTGATGTGCACATAGAAGCAACAACCGCGGGTAGTGTTAATGCTATAATTTCTTG gTGGGTGCTGCAGCTTGATAGTGAAGGAACAATCTTCTACTCTACCGCTCCGAGATGGATAGATTCAAGTCCTGAGATAG GTGTTAGGGAATGGTGTGACCATTGGAAACAGTGTGTTTGGTTTACTCCAGGAGCAGGTGTGTCCTTATCCAAAGGAGAAAAGGTTAATTTGCATGCTGCTCATACTTGTACTAACATCTTGTACAATCTGAAGAAGACTCAAAGCTTGACACATGAGATGACACACTCTCCTTTAAGTACTGGAGATATACACCTCACATTACCACCCGAAAGAGTCGCAATATATGGTGATAGTAGATACAGGCAGTCCATGTTTGAGGCCACTAGAAACGCT TTACAGGGAAATTCTAATCCACAATGTCTCGTCATTGATGATAGTCTTCTATTACCACTTATGGCTCTGCATGCCTCCAACAGATCACGGGTGATATCATTGTCACCTGGGCTGCAAGAGAATGCTGCCAGATACTTTGAAGCCATTGCTGATTCAAATGGTTTTTCAAAAGATCGTTTTGAATATTTCAGAGAAGTAAAGTCAAAGTTGGCGGAAGCGTATCCAAGCAAG ATTGATCTGCTGATTGGAGAGCCATATTTCTGCGGACTTGAAAGTGGGCTTCCGTGGCAGAACCTTAGATTCTG GAAAGACAGAACTCTTTGTGATTCTGTCCTGTCAGAAGATGCAGTGGTAATGCCGTATAAGGGAGTTTTGAGAGGTTGTGCTATGTATCTTCCT GATCTTTGGAAGAGCCGCTGTTGCCTTGGCATTGTAGAAGGGTTTGACCATGCTCTGGTGAATACAACCTTAGGGGGGTGCGGTGATCTACCTACTGGTAAAGACAGTCCTTGTTTGCCCTTTTTTATCTGGCAATGTGGAGAGACAAAG aaacttAGCAAGGAATTTACAGTCATGGAGTTTGACTTCACCAAGCCCATCACAAGTCCATGTTCTGGGGAAGTTCAG ATGGAGTTTATAGAACCTGGTGTATGCCATGGAATCGCATTGTGGATGGATTGGGTGATGGATAAAGAAAACTCAACCGTGATCTCAACAGGACCAG ATGAAAGGTATTGGAAGCAAGGAGTGAAGCTACTAGAGAAACCAGTCACAGTGAGAGTGGAAGGTCCCTCATCCATAGGAATCCAAGCGTCCTTAGATTTATCTTCAAACGGCGAGCTCATCATCACACATACTCTCTCTTAA